Proteins encoded in a region of the Bicyclus anynana chromosome 27, ilBicAnyn1.1, whole genome shotgun sequence genome:
- the LOC112054388 gene encoding uncharacterized protein LOC112054388: protein MVGIAQKTTQSKMDAVMQVMKYMERVQQQFQELHHLVNMMHEIETKYGYRPQEHRPDYIPEVYAEADDMIKRIDEINKIRHLEKIEKLREAQKIRDALMGKISTSANFSGHTTTRRTPRDRYRGNGTGSRWWPIDYGWEIDYKWFD, encoded by the exons ATGGTGGGCATAGCGCAAAAAACAACTCAGTCAAAGATGGACGCCGTGATGCAGGTGATGAAATACATGGAGCGTGTCCAGCAGCAGTTCCAGGAGCTGCACCACCTCGTCAACATGATGCACGAGATCGAGACCAAATATGGCTACCGGCCACAGGAGCACCGGCCCGACTACATACCCGAGGTGTACGCCGAG GCAGACGACATGATAAAAAGAATAGACGAGATAAACAAAATAAGACATCTAGAGAAAATAGAGAAACTCAGAGAAGCACAGAAAATTCGGGATGCTCTTATGGGGAAAATTAGTACATCAGCTAACTTCTCTGGTCACACTACGACGCGGAGAACTCCCCGGGACAGATACCGTGGCAATGGTACGGGCAGTCGATGGTGGCCTATAGACTATGGATGGGAGATAGATTACAAATGGTTCGATTAG